A window from Enterocloster bolteae encodes these proteins:
- a CDS encoding ABC transporter ATP-binding protein — protein MSKYLQKKFALSEQGGRDLTKAIFSCALTNMGLIFPMGILFLFMERLLGPLVGIQAPSLGMAGYVAACIVLLVIIFIFWRIQYDATFVASYTESANMRIRLAERLRTLPMSFFGKRDLADLTTTIMADSAFIEKAFSHFIPELIGAFLSTAIIGVCLMAADWRMGLAVLWVVPISFLLAAGTRPMVDQVERRQKGKKIAASDGIQECIENIQDIRANNQQEEYLRGLDQKILNVESITIRLELLNGTMVTASQMFLKVGMATTVLAGAALLSSHSIGFMMFLMFMVASTRLYGPLTGCLQNLSAVYSALLVVEQMKGIEEQPVQQGSREAAYDGYDIVFDHVGFSYKEGKQILKDVSFTARQGQVTALVGPSGGGKSTSAKLAARFWDIDRGKITLGGTDISGIEPETLLRSFSIVFQDVVLFNNTIMENIRLGRKDASDQEVMEAARAAQCEEFIHRLPNGYETRIGENGSALSGGERQRLSIARALLKNAPVILMDEATASLDVENETLVQQAISNLVKNKTVLIIAHRMRTVAGADRIVVLKDGYVAEQGTPEELLEKKGIYHHMAELQGKSLNWSL, from the coding sequence ATGAGCAAGTATCTGCAGAAAAAATTCGCCTTGAGCGAACAGGGAGGAAGGGATCTGACAAAGGCCATATTTTCCTGTGCTCTCACCAATATGGGGCTGATATTCCCCATGGGCATCCTGTTCCTCTTTATGGAACGGCTTCTGGGCCCGTTGGTGGGGATTCAGGCTCCTTCCCTGGGAATGGCCGGGTATGTGGCAGCCTGCATTGTACTGCTGGTTATAATATTCATTTTCTGGAGAATCCAGTATGACGCTACCTTTGTGGCATCCTATACGGAAAGCGCCAATATGCGTATTCGTCTGGCGGAGAGGCTCAGAACCCTGCCCATGTCTTTTTTTGGAAAACGGGATCTGGCGGATTTGACCACCACCATTATGGCGGACAGCGCGTTTATTGAAAAGGCATTTTCCCATTTTATTCCTGAACTCATAGGGGCCTTCCTATCCACGGCGATCATAGGAGTGTGTCTTATGGCGGCTGACTGGCGGATGGGGCTGGCTGTGCTGTGGGTGGTTCCCATATCCTTTCTTCTGGCAGCAGGTACAAGACCCATGGTGGACCAGGTGGAGCGCAGGCAGAAGGGAAAGAAAATCGCTGCTTCGGACGGAATCCAGGAGTGCATTGAGAATATCCAGGACATCAGGGCCAACAACCAGCAGGAGGAGTATCTGAGGGGGCTGGACCAGAAGATTCTGAACGTGGAATCCATCACCATACGTCTGGAACTGTTAAACGGCACCATGGTCACAGCGTCCCAGATGTTCCTGAAAGTCGGCATGGCTACCACGGTACTGGCGGGAGCTGCTCTTCTGTCATCCCATTCCATCGGCTTTATGATGTTCCTCATGTTTATGGTGGCGTCCACCAGGCTGTACGGACCTCTTACCGGCTGTCTGCAGAACCTGTCGGCTGTGTACTCTGCTTTACTGGTGGTGGAACAGATGAAGGGGATTGAGGAGCAGCCTGTTCAGCAGGGAAGCAGGGAAGCTGCGTACGATGGATATGATATTGTATTTGACCATGTGGGATTTTCCTATAAAGAGGGGAAACAGATTTTAAAGGATGTGTCATTTACAGCAAGACAGGGACAGGTGACAGCTCTGGTAGGGCCGTCAGGAGGCGGAAAATCTACCAGTGCAAAACTGGCTGCCAGGTTCTGGGATATTGACAGAGGAAAGATTACGCTGGGAGGTACGGATATCAGCGGGATAGAGCCGGAGACCCTGCTTAGAAGCTTTTCCATTGTATTCCAGGATGTGGTCCTGTTTAACAATACCATCATGGAGAACATCCGTCTGGGACGCAAAGACGCATCTGACCAGGAGGTGATGGAAGCGGCCAGGGCAGCCCAGTGTGAGGAATTTATTCATCGTCTTCCAAACGGATATGAGACCCGGATTGGGGAAAATGGTTCTGCCTTATCCGGCGGGGAACGGCAGCGGCTGTCCATTGCCAGGGCCCTTTTAAAGAATGCCCCCGTGATTCTCATGGATGAGGCCACGGCGTCTCTGGATGTGGAAAATGAGACTCTGGTACAGCAGGCCATATCCAATCTGGTCAAGAATAAGACTGTGCTGATTATTGCGCACCGGATGAGGACTGTGGCAGGCGCAGACCGGATTGTGGTGCTAAAGGATGGTTATGTGGCGGAGCAGGGTACGCCGGAGGAACTGTTGGAGAAGAAAGGGATATACCATCACATGGCAGAGCTTCAGGGTAAGAGCCTGAACTGGAGTCTGTAA
- a CDS encoding amino acid ABC transporter ATP-binding protein has product MIEVKNIYKSFGTLDVLKDVSLTVNKGEVVVIIGPSGSGKSTLLRCINHLETPDKGEIVVDGEILTGKSGQIRKVRANLGMVFQQFNLFPHMNVYDNITLGPKRVQSMSKEDMDKTVDDLLAKVGLSDKKFSYPPQLSGGQQQRIAIARALAMNPEYMLFDEPTSALDPELIGEVLEVMRQLAKDGMTMIIVTHEMKFAKEVADRVIVMADSHIIEQGPPEELFTDPKEARTRSFLRSVLEKE; this is encoded by the coding sequence ATGATTGAGGTAAAAAATATTTATAAATCCTTTGGCACTCTGGATGTTCTGAAGGATGTATCTCTGACTGTGAACAAGGGCGAGGTAGTAGTTATCATAGGTCCCAGCGGTTCAGGAAAAAGCACACTGCTGCGATGCATCAACCATCTGGAAACTCCTGATAAGGGTGAAATCGTGGTGGATGGCGAGATTCTCACTGGAAAATCCGGCCAAATCCGGAAAGTGAGGGCCAATCTGGGAATGGTCTTCCAGCAATTTAATCTTTTTCCCCACATGAATGTCTACGACAACATCACCCTGGGTCCAAAACGTGTGCAAAGCATGTCTAAAGAAGACATGGATAAAACTGTGGATGACCTCTTGGCAAAGGTAGGGTTATCTGATAAAAAGTTTAGTTATCCCCCTCAACTGTCGGGAGGCCAGCAGCAACGGATTGCCATAGCCAGGGCACTGGCCATGAATCCGGAATACATGCTATTCGACGAGCCCACTTCCGCCCTGGATCCGGAGCTGATTGGCGAAGTACTGGAAGTCATGCGCCAGCTTGCAAAAGACGGTATGACAATGATTATCGTGACTCATGAAATGAAGTTTGCCAAGGAGGTGGCGGACCGCGTAATTGTAATGGCCGACAGCCACATCATAGAGCAGGGCCCCCCTGAAGAGTTATTTACAGACCCTAAGGAAGCCCGCACCCGCTCATTCCTGCGGTCCGTCTTGGAAAAAGAATAA
- a CDS encoding DUF4956 domain-containing protein, with product MLESVLTETVNTGITMGQFLLCTITSVMLGAVLAAVHTYRNQYSRSFILTLVLLPVMVQTVIMLVNGNLGTGVAVMGAFSLVRFRSLPGNAREIGSIFLAMALGLAAGMGYLGTAMLLMIVSGGITILLISLPAGRAGRKELKITIPENLDYSGIFDDIFAKYTKKSELVRVRTVNMGSLYELCYQVDLKSEFIEKNMLDEIRCRNGNLTIVCGRLPDGRDEL from the coding sequence GTGCTTGAGAGTGTGTTGACAGAAACTGTAAATACCGGTATTACAATGGGACAATTTTTACTCTGTACCATTACATCAGTAATGCTGGGGGCAGTGCTGGCTGCGGTTCATACATACAGGAACCAGTATTCCAGAAGCTTTATTCTTACTCTGGTCCTGCTGCCTGTTATGGTCCAGACCGTGATCATGCTGGTAAACGGAAACCTGGGTACCGGAGTGGCGGTCATGGGGGCGTTCAGTCTGGTGCGGTTCAGGTCCTTGCCCGGCAATGCAAGAGAGATTGGAAGTATATTCCTGGCCATGGCTCTGGGTCTGGCCGCTGGAATGGGGTATCTGGGAACCGCTATGCTTTTGATGATTGTGTCTGGCGGAATTACCATCCTTTTGATATCCCTTCCGGCAGGCAGGGCCGGGAGAAAGGAATTGAAAATTACGATACCGGAAAATCTGGACTATTCAGGGATTTTTGACGATATATTTGCGAAGTATACTAAAAAGTCAGAGCTTGTGCGGGTCAGGACCGTGAATATGGGCAGTCTCTATGAACTGTGCTACCAGGTGGATTTAAAGTCGGAATTTATTGAAAAGAACATGCTGGATGAAATACGGTGCAGAAATGGGAACCTTACCATTGTCTGCGGCCGGCTGCCGGATGGCAGGGATGAATTATAG
- a CDS encoding bifunctional 4-hydroxy-2-oxoglutarate aldolase/2-dehydro-3-deoxy-phosphogluconate aldolase, with protein sequence MNILDNRIIAILRDVDAENIVDVINALVGGGIISIEIPLNHSTPAAKAASLRTIQKSHETFGDQIFLGAGTILSPEEAESAANAGAKYIISPNMDPEVIKKTKSLGLASMPGAMTPSEIVDAYKNGADIVKIFPAGNLGTDYIKAIKGPLNFIPLAAVGGVNLENAGKLLMSGYQMIAVGGNLADKKAIQAGDYRKISSLARAYKEIVDTAV encoded by the coding sequence ATGAATATACTGGATAACAGGATAATTGCTATTCTCAGAGATGTGGATGCAGAAAACATTGTAGACGTAATAAACGCTTTGGTGGGTGGAGGTATCATATCCATTGAGATTCCGTTAAACCACAGTACTCCCGCCGCCAAGGCCGCCAGCCTCCGTACAATCCAAAAATCCCATGAGACTTTTGGAGATCAGATTTTCCTGGGTGCCGGAACCATATTAAGCCCTGAAGAAGCTGAGTCCGCGGCCAATGCCGGAGCAAAATACATCATATCTCCTAATATGGACCCCGAAGTCATAAAAAAGACGAAGTCTTTGGGACTGGCCTCCATGCCAGGAGCTATGACCCCCTCGGAGATTGTAGACGCTTACAAAAATGGTGCCGATATTGTTAAGATATTCCCGGCCGGAAATCTGGGGACAGATTATATCAAAGCAATAAAGGGTCCTCTAAATTTTATTCCCTTGGCGGCTGTGGGAGGAGTCAATCTTGAAAATGCCGGAAAGTTGCTGATGTCTGGCTACCAAATGATTGCAGTAGGCGGGAACCTGGCAGACAAAAAGGCAATACAGGCAGGCGATTACCGAAAGATTAGTTCTTTAGCCAGAGCTTATAAAGAAATTGTGGACACAGCTGTATAG
- a CDS encoding helix-turn-helix transcriptional regulator — MKTIENEMPFFQTLLKLLKNQFGMESEFILHDWSKGYDHSVVAIENGHITNRKIGDCGSNLGLEVIRGTATSDMKCNYVTRTREGKVLLSSTMYIKNDDGQALGALCINTDISERIKIKEYLDSSLPEELNKKDSNEEFFATDVSDLLVYLIDQGINNIGRPVSEMTKEDKMKVLRFLDDRGAFLISKSSTKICQILEISKFTLYNYLDEVRERKESI, encoded by the coding sequence ATGAAGACCATCGAGAATGAAATGCCCTTTTTCCAAACCCTGCTAAAGCTTTTAAAAAATCAGTTTGGTATGGAGTCAGAATTTATCCTGCATGACTGGTCAAAAGGTTATGACCATAGTGTAGTAGCTATTGAAAACGGACATATCACAAACCGCAAGATTGGAGACTGCGGCAGTAATCTGGGCTTGGAAGTGATACGCGGAACCGCTACAAGCGATATGAAATGTAACTATGTCACTCGCACAAGGGAAGGAAAAGTCCTATTGTCCTCGACCATGTATATAAAGAATGACGATGGACAGGCTTTGGGTGCGCTGTGTATTAACACAGATATATCCGAGAGAATCAAGATAAAGGAATATTTGGACTCCTCGCTTCCCGAAGAACTAAATAAAAAGGACAGCAACGAAGAATTCTTCGCTACAGATGTGTCTGATTTATTAGTATACCTAATAGACCAGGGGATAAATAACATTGGAAGACCTGTCAGTGAGATGACCAAGGAAGACAAAATGAAGGTATTACGTTTTCTGGATGATCGAGGAGCTTTTCTCATCAGTAAATCCAGTACAAAAATCTGTCAGATTTTGGAGATCTCCAAGTTTACCTTGTATAACTATTTGGATGAAGTACGTGAACGTAAAGAGTCCATTTAG
- a CDS encoding amino acid ABC transporter permease has product MFLDWWTPIENLPALLKGALVSLELTLTVFALSLFFGTIVGFLRYNKHHKAGYRIATVYVELIRNTPMLVQIFFLYFGLPQFKIYLPALFAGILGLTINNTAYIAEIVRSGIQSIPKGQWEAANCLGLKPIHTFLDVIFPQALRNIFPSLINQFIMILFGTSLLSVLDIKDLTQVASILNSQNFRTLELFTFAIGIYYIMSVICSKILRYVNNRFFPSISNGGR; this is encoded by the coding sequence ATGTTCCTGGATTGGTGGACTCCCATCGAAAATCTTCCGGCGCTGCTTAAAGGCGCACTTGTATCCCTTGAACTTACATTGACAGTCTTCGCACTCTCCCTGTTCTTCGGAACGATTGTGGGTTTTCTGCGGTATAACAAACACCACAAAGCTGGTTACCGCATCGCAACCGTATATGTGGAATTAATCCGCAACACCCCCATGCTGGTTCAAATTTTCTTTCTCTATTTCGGTCTCCCCCAATTTAAGATTTATCTTCCTGCCTTGTTCGCTGGTATTCTGGGACTGACCATTAATAACACAGCTTACATAGCGGAAATCGTCCGCTCCGGTATCCAGTCTATCCCCAAAGGCCAGTGGGAAGCTGCCAATTGTCTGGGATTAAAGCCCATCCATACGTTTTTGGATGTCATTTTTCCCCAAGCTCTGCGCAACATTTTCCCTTCGCTTATTAATCAATTCATCATGATACTCTTTGGTACAAGCCTGCTTTCTGTTCTTGACATCAAAGATCTTACCCAGGTGGCCTCCATACTAAATTCCCAAAATTTCCGAACTCTGGAGTTGTTCACCTTTGCTATTGGCATCTACTACATTATGTCAGTGATCTGCTCTAAAATTTTAAGATATGTTAACAACCGGTTCTTTCCAAGTATCAGCAACGGCGGGAGGTAA
- a CDS encoding transporter substrate-binding domain-containing protein — translation MKKIKQIKRIAAVVMAVSVAVGLTACQQKTDSQGNSTQTGTLQKVLKERKMTVGCILSFPPFGYKSEDGTPMGYDVDMIHELADSLGVEVEIVEVTADARIPSLETGKVDAVFGNFTRTLERAQKIDFSNPYVVAGERLLVKKGSGINTVDDLTGKKVAVTKGSTNAELMATLNPNAEVVFFETSADALQAVKNGQCATFLEDSNFQQYQAAQNDDLEVVGDSLISLEYNAIGVKKGDQDWLNYLNLFIFNTNVSGKNDEMYSKWFGEPMPFDLNPQY, via the coding sequence ATGAAAAAAATCAAACAGATCAAGAGAATTGCAGCAGTTGTAATGGCGGTTTCAGTAGCAGTGGGGTTAACGGCCTGTCAGCAGAAAACTGACTCCCAGGGAAATTCAACCCAGACAGGAACCCTCCAGAAAGTGCTTAAGGAGAGGAAGATGACAGTAGGATGCATCCTGTCATTCCCTCCCTTCGGCTACAAATCGGAGGATGGTACTCCCATGGGTTATGACGTGGATATGATACATGAACTGGCGGATTCTTTAGGTGTGGAAGTTGAGATTGTTGAAGTTACTGCCGATGCCAGGATCCCAAGCCTGGAGACAGGTAAAGTTGACGCTGTATTCGGAAACTTCACAAGAACACTGGAGAGGGCACAGAAAATTGACTTTTCAAATCCTTATGTTGTTGCCGGCGAACGGCTTCTCGTTAAAAAAGGAAGCGGAATCAATACCGTAGATGATTTAACTGGTAAAAAGGTAGCTGTTACAAAAGGGTCAACAAATGCAGAACTGATGGCAACACTAAACCCAAACGCTGAGGTGGTATTCTTTGAAACATCTGCAGATGCACTTCAGGCTGTGAAGAACGGCCAGTGTGCAACCTTCTTGGAGGACAGTAACTTCCAGCAGTACCAGGCTGCTCAGAACGATGACCTTGAGGTGGTAGGCGATTCCCTCATTTCTCTGGAATACAATGCAATTGGAGTAAAGAAGGGTGATCAGGACTGGCTCAATTATCTGAACCTTTTCATCTTCAACACCAATGTATCGGGGAAAAATGATGAAATGTACTCAAAATGGTTTGGAGAACCAATGCCATTTGATTTAAATCCTCAATATTAA
- a CDS encoding polyphosphate polymerase domain-containing protein translates to MTQEIFKRYEKKYMLTQKQYDALMPALERQMDTDHYGEYTISNIYFDTPDFQLVRQSIEKPEYKEKLRLRAYGKATDTSVVYAELKKKFDGVVYKRRIPVPLCQARKYLYYGIRRIEESQILKEIEYVLNRYDLKPAAFVAYDRAAYYGKGNEELRITFDRNICCRCSGLDLKNGVYGTMLLDKDQILMEVKIPGAMPLWMSRLFSDMGLFPVSYSKYGAYYKEYLYQGIFIEGGRICA, encoded by the coding sequence ATGACTCAGGAAATATTCAAACGCTACGAGAAAAAATATATGCTCACCCAAAAACAGTATGATGCTTTGATGCCTGCTCTGGAAAGACAGATGGATACAGACCATTACGGGGAATATACCATATCCAATATTTACTTTGATACACCGGATTTCCAGCTGGTCAGACAATCCATTGAAAAACCGGAATATAAAGAAAAGCTGCGTTTGAGGGCATATGGGAAGGCGACGGACACCAGCGTGGTATATGCGGAATTAAAGAAAAAGTTTGACGGGGTGGTGTACAAACGCCGGATACCAGTGCCTCTCTGCCAGGCGAGAAAGTATCTGTATTATGGAATCCGGCGGATTGAGGAGAGCCAGATATTGAAGGAAATAGAGTATGTTTTGAATCGGTATGACTTAAAACCCGCGGCTTTTGTGGCCTATGACCGGGCGGCATATTACGGAAAGGGCAATGAAGAATTAAGAATTACCTTTGACCGGAATATTTGCTGCAGGTGCAGCGGACTGGATCTGAAGAATGGAGTTTATGGAACAATGCTTTTGGATAAGGACCAAATTCTGATGGAGGTGAAAATTCCTGGGGCGATGCCGTTATGGATGAGCAGGCTTTTTTCCGATATGGGGCTTTTTCCGGTGTCTTATTCAAAATATGGTGCCTATTATAAAGAGTACCTGTATCAAGGGATATTTATAGAGGGAGGTAGAATCTGTGCTTGA
- a CDS encoding 2-dehydro-3-deoxygalactonokinase, with protein sequence MGNVCITIDGGTTNTRCLIWDQEARVIASCKCNIGARNGAMEHGNDTLKVQLKHNLEQVLTSSGHSWRDVEYILACGMITCSSGLYELPHLSTPAGLKELSEGIQTILLPEVSPVPIHFIPGVKNHVNHLDFESIDQMDMMRGEETESMALLRLHHTGSPMLLILPGSHNKYISVDEQSRITGCMTSMSGEILSSLTQNTILAASVNCSFLDESELDRHWLLNGYKNSCELGIGRAAFLTRVLHLFCELSPQQLGSYLLGTVLALDLEALRGSKAIIFNHGFKIVIGGRGTMALALSQVLEEEYPNSEVLLDRTEYLAGMGARLIWQTMNTRKYIQKTS encoded by the coding sequence ATGGGAAATGTATGTATAACAATAGATGGGGGCACCACCAATACCCGCTGTCTGATTTGGGACCAGGAGGCAAGGGTCATTGCCAGCTGCAAATGCAATATTGGAGCGCGCAATGGCGCTATGGAACACGGAAATGATACTTTAAAGGTTCAGCTTAAACACAATCTGGAACAGGTATTAACATCCTCAGGCCATTCCTGGAGAGATGTGGAATATATCCTGGCATGCGGCATGATTACCTGTTCCTCAGGACTATACGAATTGCCTCATTTAAGTACACCCGCCGGATTAAAAGAATTGTCTGAGGGCATACAAACCATATTGCTTCCCGAAGTGAGTCCTGTACCCATTCATTTTATTCCCGGAGTAAAAAATCACGTAAACCATCTGGATTTTGAATCCATAGACCAGATGGATATGATGCGCGGAGAAGAAACAGAAAGTATGGCCTTATTAAGGCTCCATCACACCGGCAGTCCTATGCTGCTCATTCTTCCTGGCTCCCACAACAAATATATATCGGTGGATGAGCAGAGCCGGATTACCGGATGCATGACTTCAATGAGCGGTGAAATACTCTCGTCCCTCACTCAAAATACAATACTGGCAGCCTCTGTCAATTGCAGTTTTTTGGATGAGTCTGAACTGGACAGGCATTGGCTCCTGAACGGATATAAAAATAGCTGTGAATTAGGTATAGGAAGAGCTGCATTTCTGACCAGGGTCCTTCACTTGTTCTGTGAACTTTCTCCACAGCAATTAGGCAGCTACCTCCTTGGAACAGTCCTCGCCCTAGACCTGGAGGCTCTGAGAGGTTCCAAGGCAATCATCTTTAATCACGGTTTTAAAATTGTAATTGGCGGAAGGGGAACAATGGCCCTTGCTCTGTCCCAAGTATTAGAGGAAGAGTATCCTAATTCCGAAGTTTTGCTGGACCGCACCGAATACTTGGCGGGCATGGGAGCCAGGTTAATCTGGCAGACTATGAACACCCGAAAATATATTCAAAAAACATCATGA
- a CDS encoding RidA family protein — protein sequence MDVYENIRKSGYELPPSPPKGGIYKPVKQVGNLLYISGQGATKDGQPVVSGKLGSERTIEEGQEAARICTLNALSVLHEYLGDLNKIKSVVKILAFVASAPGFNSQPAVVDGASQLLKDIFGDDNGVGARSAISAIELPGNISVEIEFIFEI from the coding sequence ATGGATGTATATGAAAATATTAGGAAATCAGGATACGAATTACCCCCAAGTCCGCCCAAAGGAGGCATTTATAAACCAGTTAAGCAGGTAGGTAATCTGTTGTATATCTCAGGCCAGGGAGCCACAAAGGATGGACAGCCTGTTGTCTCCGGGAAACTTGGAAGCGAACGGACCATAGAAGAGGGTCAGGAAGCTGCCAGAATCTGCACACTGAATGCATTAAGTGTGCTCCATGAATATCTTGGTGATTTAAATAAAATCAAAAGTGTTGTTAAGATTCTGGCATTTGTAGCCAGCGCTCCGGGATTTAATTCCCAGCCTGCCGTGGTTGACGGCGCCTCCCAGCTCTTAAAGGATATCTTTGGTGATGACAACGGAGTGGGTGCCCGTTCTGCTATCTCTGCCATCGAATTACCTGGTAATATCTCAGTAGAAATTGAATTTATATTTGAAATCTGA
- a CDS encoding amino acid ABC transporter permease: MDGFLRVFSYWRLLLDGFLITLKLSLTVIITSTLLGVICGMLFTLKNRGIRGVLRIYVELFRGCPLLMQLFMGYYGLAYLGIQIDIFSAVVLVYTLYGGAYIAEIIRSGIESIPKGQWEAAKCIGLNPVDVLRDVVLPQSFKISLPALIGFHLGLIKDTSIASIIGYSELLREGKTIMNVTGYPFETYILVAVIYFIICYPLSKYVGWTERKAGL; encoded by the coding sequence ATGGATGGTTTTTTACGAGTTTTCTCCTATTGGAGGCTGCTGCTGGATGGTTTTTTGATTACACTTAAGCTTTCTCTCACAGTAATCATTACCAGCACACTTTTAGGTGTGATATGCGGTATGCTCTTTACTTTAAAAAACAGGGGAATCAGAGGTGTTTTAAGGATATATGTGGAATTATTCAGGGGATGTCCTCTTCTCATGCAGCTGTTTATGGGTTATTACGGTCTGGCTTATCTTGGTATACAAATAGACATTTTTTCAGCTGTGGTATTAGTGTACACTCTGTACGGAGGTGCCTATATAGCAGAAATAATACGTTCCGGAATTGAAAGTATTCCAAAGGGGCAGTGGGAAGCTGCCAAATGTATTGGCTTAAATCCTGTGGATGTACTCAGAGACGTCGTTCTGCCGCAATCCTTTAAAATATCTCTGCCAGCACTGATTGGTTTTCATCTTGGACTAATCAAGGATACATCTATTGCATCCATCATTGGATATTCTGAACTTCTACGAGAAGGGAAAACCATCATGAATGTCACGGGATATCCTTTCGAGACTTACATTCTGGTGGCAGTGATTTATTTCATTATATGTTATCCGCTTTCAAAATACGTTGGGTGGACAGAAAGGAAGGCAGGCTTATGA
- a CDS encoding D-TA family PLP-dependent enzyme, producing the protein MDENRYLLKHTDEIITPCLIYYKDIIEQNIKEMISVAGNANRLWPHVKSHKMKKLVELQIKMGITRFKCATIAEAQMVAESGASDALVAYPLVGPNIDRFLELVKTYAGTRFWAIGDDLEQVSLLNSAAGSQETIVNFLADVNMGTNRTGISINTLPDFYRNCCKLPWLSVQGLHCYDGNNGIAEYDAREKAVDKIDRAVFSTVAALEQTGLPCPVLVMGGTPSFPCHARYKRVYLSPGTGIISDFGYASKFTDETFIPAGLLMTRVISHGGPGLFTLDLGYKGIAADPPGLKGCLMGDWHASPINQNEEHWIWKMDEGYEDQRPGIGSVLYVIPTHICPTSALYPEALVALDGQIVDIWEVTARNRKLSI; encoded by the coding sequence ATGGACGAAAATCGTTATCTTCTTAAACACACGGACGAGATTATCACCCCTTGCTTAATCTATTATAAGGATATCATTGAGCAGAATATAAAAGAAATGATATCTGTTGCAGGCAATGCAAACCGTTTATGGCCCCATGTAAAATCCCATAAGATGAAAAAATTAGTGGAACTGCAGATAAAAATGGGAATAACAAGGTTCAAATGCGCTACTATAGCTGAAGCTCAAATGGTTGCCGAAAGTGGTGCTTCCGATGCACTGGTAGCTTATCCATTGGTAGGGCCCAACATAGACCGATTCCTTGAATTAGTCAAAACATATGCTGGTACACGTTTCTGGGCCATTGGCGATGACCTGGAGCAGGTATCTCTGCTTAACAGCGCTGCCGGCAGCCAAGAAACCATAGTGAATTTTTTGGCCGATGTTAACATGGGTACCAACAGAACTGGAATTTCTATCAATACACTGCCAGATTTTTACCGGAACTGCTGTAAACTTCCCTGGCTCTCTGTCCAAGGACTTCACTGCTATGACGGTAACAACGGGATTGCTGAATACGATGCCAGAGAAAAGGCTGTAGACAAAATAGACCGGGCAGTTTTCTCAACAGTGGCTGCACTGGAGCAGACAGGTCTCCCATGCCCGGTTCTGGTCATGGGAGGAACCCCCTCTTTTCCCTGCCATGCCCGGTATAAACGTGTGTATCTGTCGCCTGGCACAGGCATTATCTCTGACTTCGGTTATGCCAGTAAATTTACAGATGAGACCTTCATACCTGCAGGCTTACTCATGACCCGCGTTATCAGTCATGGTGGACCTGGACTCTTTACATTAGATTTGGGCTATAAAGGAATCGCCGCCGATCCTCCTGGTCTCAAAGGCTGTCTTATGGGAGACTGGCATGCCAGCCCCATAAATCAGAATGAAGAACATTGGATTTGGAAAATGGATGAGGGTTATGAAGACCAGCGGCCCGGTATTGGCTCTGTATTATATGTAATTCCCACTCATATCTGTCCCACCAGCGCCCTGTATCCGGAGGCCCTGGTTGCCCTGGATGGACAAATTGTTGATATTTGGGAAGTAACAGCAAGAAACAGAAAGCTTTCCATATAG